The following are from one region of the Escherichia sp. E4742 genome:
- a CDS encoding formate/nitrite transporter family protein, with the protein MDNDKIDKHSDELEVESEEKERGKKIEIDEDRLPSRAMAIHEHIRQDGEKELERDAMALLWSAIAAGLSMGASLLAKGIFHVELEGVPGSFLLENLGYTFGFIIVIMARQQLFTENTVTAVLPVMQKPTMGNVGLLMRLWGVVLLGNILGTGIAAWAFEYMPIFNEETRDAFVKIGMDVMKNTPSEMFANAIISGWLIATMVWMFPAAEAAKIVVIILMTWLIALGDTTHIVVGSVEILYLVFNGTLHWSDFVWPFALPTLAGNICGGTFIFALMSHAQIRNDMSNKRKEEARQKAERAENIKKNDKNPA; encoded by the coding sequence ATGGACAACGACAAAATAGATAAACACAGCGACGAACTTGAAGTAGAGAGCGAAGAAAAAGAACGCGGGAAAAAAATAGAAATAGATGAAGACCGGCTCCCCTCCAGAGCGATGGCTATTCACGAACATATCCGCCAGGACGGTGAAAAAGAGCTGGAGCGCGACGCGATGGCGCTACTATGGTCTGCCATTGCTGCGGGTCTGTCGATGGGTGCGTCGCTACTGGCAAAAGGGATATTTCATGTCGAGCTGGAAGGCGTGCCAGGGAGTTTCTTGCTGGAGAATCTTGGTTATACCTTTGGTTTTATTATCGTTATTATGGCGCGCCAGCAATTATTCACCGAGAATACAGTTACTGCGGTACTGCCCGTAATGCAAAAACCGACAATGGGCAATGTCGGCTTACTGATGCGGTTATGGGGCGTCGTGCTGCTGGGTAATATTCTCGGAACAGGTATTGCGGCGTGGGCGTTTGAGTATATGCCTATCTTTAATGAAGAAACCCGCGATGCGTTTGTTAAAATCGGCATGGATGTAATGAAGAACACCCCCAGCGAGATGTTTGCCAACGCGATCATCTCCGGCTGGCTTATAGCCACAATGGTATGGATGTTCCCTGCGGCGGAAGCAGCAAAGATTGTCGTAATTATATTGATGACGTGGCTTATCGCACTGGGTGACACTACCCATATCGTCGTCGGTTCCGTAGAGATCCTCTATCTGGTGTTTAACGGCACACTACACTGGAGCGATTTTGTCTGGCCATTTGCGCTTCCCACTCTGGCGGGAAACATCTGTGGCGGCACCTTTATCTTCGCGTTGATGAGTCATGCGCAAATTCGCAACGACATGAGCAATAAGCGAAAAGAAGAAGCACGTCAGAAAGCAGAACGTGCGGAAAACATTAAGAAAAATGATAAAAATCCGGCATGA
- the ypdK gene encoding membrane protein YpdK, with amino-acid sequence MKYFFMGISFMVIVWAGTFALMI; translated from the coding sequence GTGAAATATTTCTTTATGGGCATTTCTTTTATGGTCATCGTTTGGGCCGGTACTTTTGCCCTGATGATCTAA
- the alaC gene encoding alanine transaminase: MADTRPERRFTRIDRLPPYVFNITAELKMAARRRGEDIIDFSMGNPDGTTPPHIVEKLCTVAQRPDTHGYSTSRGIPRLRRAISRWYQERYDVEIDPESEAIVTIGSKEGLAHLMLATLDHGDTVLVPNPSYPIHIYGAVIAGAQVRSVPLVEGVDFFNELERAIRESYPKPKMMILGFPSNPTAQCVELEFFEKVVALAKRYDVLVVHDLAYADIVYDGWKAPSIMQVPGARDVAVEFFTLSKSYNMAGWRIGFMVGNKTLVSALARIKSYHDYGTFTPLQVAAIAALEGDQQCVRDIAEQYKRRRDVLVKGLHEAGWMVEMPKASMYVWAKIPEPYAAMGSLEFAKKLLNEAKVCVSPGIGFGDYGDTHVRFALIENRDRIRQAIRGIKAMFRADGLLPASSKHIHESAE, from the coding sequence AGATATTATCGATTTCAGTATGGGCAACCCGGACGGCACGACCCCGCCGCATATTGTCGAAAAATTATGTACTGTGGCGCAGCGACCGGACACACACGGTTACTCCACCTCGCGCGGTATTCCTCGGTTACGTCGCGCGATTTCCCGCTGGTATCAGGAACGTTACGACGTTGAAATCGACCCGGAATCAGAAGCCATCGTCACCATCGGTTCGAAAGAGGGGCTGGCGCACCTGATGCTGGCGACGCTGGATCACGGTGACACCGTGCTGGTGCCGAATCCAAGCTACCCCATTCATATTTATGGCGCGGTGATTGCTGGTGCTCAGGTACGTTCAGTGCCGCTGGTGGAAGGTGTCGATTTTTTCAACGAACTGGAACGCGCTATTCGTGAAAGTTATCCGAAACCGAAGATGATGATCCTTGGCTTCCCATCAAACCCAACCGCGCAATGTGTGGAACTGGAGTTTTTCGAAAAAGTAGTGGCGCTGGCGAAACGCTACGATGTGCTGGTGGTCCATGACCTGGCCTATGCGGATATCGTCTACGATGGCTGGAAAGCGCCGTCAATCATGCAGGTGCCGGGCGCACGTGACGTAGCAGTCGAGTTCTTTACGCTGTCGAAAAGCTACAATATGGCGGGCTGGCGTATCGGCTTTATGGTCGGCAATAAAACACTGGTCAGCGCGTTGGCGCGCATCAAAAGCTATCACGATTACGGCACCTTTACGCCATTACAGGTTGCCGCCATCGCGGCGCTGGAAGGCGATCAGCAGTGTGTGCGTGATATTGCCGAACAGTATAAGCGTCGCCGCGATGTGCTGGTAAAAGGGCTGCATGAAGCGGGCTGGATGGTTGAAATGCCGAAAGCCTCGATGTATGTCTGGGCGAAAATACCGGAACCGTATGCGGCAATGGGCTCGCTGGAATTTGCCAAGAAGCTGCTTAACGAAGCGAAAGTGTGTGTCTCGCCAGGAATCGGCTTTGGCGACTATGGTGATACGCATGTACGCTTTGCGCTGATTGAAAACCGCGACCGTATTCGTCAGGCGATTCGTGGGATTAAAGCGATGTTCCGTGCTGACGGTTTACTGCCCGCCAGCAGCAAACATATTCACGAAAGCGCGGAATAA
- a CDS encoding GNAT family N-acetyltransferase, whose protein sequence is MNQTLVERFRAANSIETTDENLKLLSLDSDSVVRAALLHNQKIPLGVVEILFNDKSEIVQEALKVNGYPVLPVITKCKQIVGRTVALRDADVSDAQFIVQLRNDEKKGKFISATSSDISAQIKWLNGYRESSNQAYFIITDVNGKRFGTVRIYDQHENSFCWGSWILSSDAPSHFAIESALMVYKYALTLGFTGAHFSVTKGNASVMKFHERFGAKLNDESDEECFYTISKENILNSINKYKRFLPEDISISL, encoded by the coding sequence ATGAATCAGACGCTAGTTGAGCGATTCAGGGCAGCAAACTCCATAGAAACCACGGATGAAAACCTAAAATTGCTTTCTCTGGATTCTGACTCTGTCGTACGTGCTGCATTGCTTCACAACCAGAAAATCCCCCTGGGTGTAGTAGAGATTTTGTTTAATGATAAATCAGAAATTGTTCAGGAGGCTTTAAAGGTGAATGGTTATCCTGTATTGCCAGTCATAACTAAGTGCAAACAGATTGTCGGCAGAACAGTAGCCCTTAGGGATGCTGATGTCAGCGATGCTCAGTTCATCGTACAGTTAAGAAATGATGAAAAGAAAGGCAAATTTATCAGTGCTACATCTTCTGATATATCTGCTCAAATTAAGTGGTTAAATGGCTATAGAGAATCATCTAATCAGGCGTACTTTATTATAACTGATGTAAATGGGAAGCGATTCGGTACGGTCAGAATTTATGATCAGCATGAAAATTCTTTCTGCTGGGGTTCTTGGATTCTGTCAAGTGATGCGCCTAGTCATTTCGCCATTGAATCTGCTCTGATGGTATATAAGTATGCTTTGACGCTTGGTTTTACAGGTGCTCACTTCAGTGTGACGAAGGGAAACGCTTCCGTTATGAAGTTTCACGAAAGATTCGGTGCGAAACTTAACGATGAGTCCGATGAAGAATGTTTCTATACCATAAGCAAGGAAAACATCCTAAATTCTATAAACAAATACAAGCGTTTCCTACCTGAAGACATTTCAATATCATTATAA
- the lpxP gene encoding kdo(2)-lipid IV(A) palmitoleoyltransferase, protein MFPQCKFSREFLHPRYWLTWFGLGVLWLWVQLPYPVLCFLGTRIGTMARPFLKRRESIARKNLELCFPQLSSEEREKMITDNFRSLGMALVETGMAWFWPDRRVRKWFDVEGLDNLQRAQMQNRGVMVVGVHFMSLELGGRVMGLCQPMMATYRPHNNQLMEWVQTRGRMRSNKAMIGRNNLRGIVSALKKGEAVWFAPDQDYGRKGSSFAPFFAVENVATTNGTYVLSRLSGAAMLTVTMVRKTDYSGYRLFITPEMEGYPTDEIQAAAYMNKIIEKEIMRAPEQYLWIHRRFKTRPVGEASLYV, encoded by the coding sequence ATGTTTCCACAATGCAAATTTTCCCGCGAGTTCCTGCATCCTCGCTACTGGCTGACGTGGTTTGGTCTTGGCGTACTCTGGCTTTGGGTACAACTTCCTTACCCTGTTCTGTGCTTCCTTGGCACGCGTATCGGCACAATGGCCAGACCGTTCTTGAAACGTCGCGAATCCATCGCCCGCAAAAACCTTGAGCTTTGCTTCCCGCAGCTTTCCTCCGAAGAGCGCGAGAAGATGATTACTGACAACTTTCGCTCGCTCGGAATGGCGTTGGTAGAAACTGGAATGGCGTGGTTCTGGCCAGATCGTCGCGTGCGTAAATGGTTTGATGTCGAAGGGCTGGATAACCTGCAACGCGCGCAAATGCAAAATCGCGGCGTGATGGTTGTCGGTGTGCATTTTATGTCACTGGAGTTGGGTGGCCGCGTAATGGGGCTTTGCCAACCGATGATGGCAACTTACCGTCCGCATAATAATCAACTGATGGAATGGGTACAGACCCGTGGTCGCATGCGTTCCAATAAAGCGATGATCGGTAGAAATAATCTGCGCGGCATTGTCAGTGCGCTGAAAAAAGGTGAAGCCGTATGGTTTGCTCCTGACCAGGATTATGGTCGTAAAGGTAGCTCTTTCGCGCCGTTCTTTGCGGTAGAAAATGTTGCTACGACCAATGGTACCTACGTTCTCTCTCGCCTCTCTGGCGCAGCTATGCTAACTGTGACGATGGTACGAAAAACCGATTATAGCGGTTACCGTCTGTTTATTACGCCAGAAATGGAAGGCTATCCGACTGATGAAATTCAGGCCGCCGCCTATATGAACAAAATTATTGAGAAAGAGATTATGCGCGCACCAGAGCAGTATCTCTGGATCCATCGCCGCTTCAAAACGCGTCCGGTGGGTGAAGCCTCGTTATACGTTTAG
- the mlaA gene encoding phospholipid-binding lipoprotein MlaA: MKLRLSALALGTTLLVGCASSGTDQQGRSDPLEGFNRTMYNFNFNVLDPYVVRPVAVVWRDYVPQPARNGLSNFTGNLEEPAVMVNYFLQGDPYQGMVHFTRFFLNTILGMGGFIDVAGMANPKLQRTEPHRFGSTLGHYGVGYGPYVQLPFYGSFTLRDDGGDMADSLYPVLSWLTWPMSVGKWTLEGIETRAQLLDSDGLLRQSSDPYAMVREAYFQRHDFIANGGELKPQENPNAQAIQDDLKDIDSE; the protein is encoded by the coding sequence ATGAAGCTTCGCCTGTCGGCGCTTGCTCTGGGAACTACGCTTCTGGTGGGGTGTGCGAGTTCCGGTACAGATCAGCAAGGGCGTTCTGACCCGTTAGAAGGGTTCAACCGCACCATGTACAATTTTAACTTCAATGTGTTAGACCCGTATGTGGTTCGACCGGTAGCTGTTGTCTGGCGTGATTATGTTCCGCAACCGGCGCGTAACGGTTTGAGCAACTTCACCGGCAACCTTGAAGAACCTGCGGTGATGGTTAACTACTTCTTGCAGGGTGACCCTTATCAGGGGATGGTTCACTTTACCCGCTTTTTCCTGAATACCATTTTGGGGATGGGCGGCTTTATTGATGTTGCGGGGATGGCGAATCCGAAACTGCAACGAACGGAACCTCACCGTTTTGGTAGTACGCTCGGTCACTATGGTGTGGGCTATGGGCCATACGTTCAGTTACCGTTCTATGGTAGCTTTACGCTGCGTGATGACGGCGGTGATATGGCAGATAGTCTTTACCCGGTACTTTCGTGGCTGACCTGGCCGATGTCGGTGGGTAAATGGACGCTTGAAGGGATCGAAACCCGTGCACAGTTGTTGGATTCCGACGGCCTGCTTCGCCAGTCCTCCGATCCTTACGCCATGGTGCGCGAGGCGTACTTCCAGCGTCATGATTTCATCGCCAATGGCGGAGAACTCAAACCGCAGGAAAACCCGAATGCGCAAGCGATTCAGGATGATTTAAAAGATATCGATTCTGAATAA
- the fadL gene encoding long-chain fatty acid transporter FadL codes for MSQKTLFTKSALAVAVALISTQAWSAGFQLNEFSSSGLGRAYSGEGAIADDAGNVSRNPALITMFDRPTFSAGAVYIDPDVNISGTSPSGRSLDADNIAPTAWVPNAHFVAPINDQFGWGASITSNYGLATEFNDTYAGGSVGGTTDLETVNMNLSGAYRLNNAWSFGLGLNAVYARAKIERFAGDLGQLVAGQIMQSPAGRTPQGQALAATANGIESNTKIAHLNGNQWGFGWNAGILYELDKNNRYALTYRSEVKIDFKGNYSSDLPIGLNNYNFGLPGATGGATQSGYLTLNLPEMWEVSGYNRVAPQWAIHYSLAYTSWSQFQQLKATSTSGDTLFQKHEGFKDAYRIALGTTYYYDDNWTFRTGIAFDDSPVPAQNRSISIPDQDRFWLSAGTTYAFNKDASVDVGVSYMHGQSVKINEGPYQFESEGKAWLFGTNFNYAF; via the coding sequence ATGAGCCAGAAAACCCTGTTTACAAAGTCTGCTCTCGCAGTCGCAGTGGCACTTATCTCCACCCAGGCCTGGTCGGCAGGCTTTCAGTTAAACGAATTTTCTTCCTCTGGCCTGGGTCGGGCTTATTCAGGGGAAGGCGCAATTGCCGATGATGCAGGTAACGTCAGCCGTAACCCCGCGTTGATTACCATGTTTGACCGCCCAACTTTTTCAGCGGGCGCGGTTTATATTGATCCGGATGTGAATATCAGCGGAACTTCTCCGTCTGGTCGTAGCCTCGACGCAGATAACATCGCACCTACGGCATGGGTTCCGAACGCACACTTTGTTGCGCCGATTAATGACCAATTTGGTTGGGGGGCTTCCATTACCTCTAACTATGGTCTGGCAACAGAATTTAACGACACTTATGCAGGCGGTTCTGTCGGCGGTACAACTGACCTTGAAACCGTGAACATGAACTTAAGCGGTGCCTACCGCTTAAACAACGCCTGGAGTTTCGGTCTTGGTCTGAACGCCGTCTATGCTCGTGCGAAAATTGAACGTTTCGCGGGCGATCTGGGGCAACTGGTTGCTGGTCAGATTATGCAATCTCCAGCCGGACGGACACCACAGGGACAAGCACTGGCGGCAACCGCTAATGGTATTGAAAGCAATACCAAAATCGCTCACCTGAACGGTAACCAATGGGGCTTCGGTTGGAATGCCGGTATCCTGTATGAACTGGATAAAAATAACCGCTACGCGTTGACCTACCGTTCTGAAGTAAAAATTGATTTCAAAGGTAACTACAGCAGCGATCTGCCAATTGGTTTGAATAACTACAACTTTGGTTTGCCAGGTGCCACAGGTGGCGCAACACAGTCAGGATATCTGACGCTGAATCTGCCTGAAATGTGGGAAGTATCTGGTTATAACCGTGTAGCGCCGCAGTGGGCGATTCACTATAGTCTGGCTTACACTAGCTGGAGTCAGTTCCAACAACTGAAAGCAACATCAACCAGTGGTGATACGCTGTTCCAGAAGCATGAAGGCTTTAAAGATGCTTACCGCATAGCGTTGGGTACAACTTATTACTACGATGATAACTGGACCTTCCGTACCGGTATTGCCTTCGATGACAGCCCGGTTCCGGCACAGAACCGTTCTATCTCCATTCCGGATCAGGACCGTTTCTGGCTGAGCGCAGGTACTACTTATGCATTTAATAAAGATGCTTCTGTAGATGTTGGTGTCTCTTATATGCACGGTCAGAGCGTGAAGATCAACGAAGGGCCATATCAGTTCGAGTCTGAAGGTAAAGCCTGGCTGTTCGGTACTAACTTTAACTACGCGTTCTAA